The following is a genomic window from Lentimicrobium sp. L6.
CAGATTTGCCCATTAGGCAATTGAGTGAGGTAGACAAAAGCATTGGGGTATTTATCACATAATTGAGTAAATACCTGCTTAATGGATTTGTCATTTCTTTTGAAAGCTTGTACTCTACTCAATACTACTTTTTTCAGTTCTCCTTTTTCTATTTCTTCAATAATTTGATGAACTTGCTTTTGGTGTTCTTTAGCTGAAGCATGATGTGTCTCGAAAGGCTTCGATTTAAAATCTAAGGCTAAATCAATCCATTCTTCAGAATTTATTCTTTTTGTATGCTTAGAATTAAATGCAAATATGGGGCAAGCTGATTCTTCATCAAAGGGAGTCATTATAAAATGACTTTCTTTTAAATCACAGATTTTCTCGATGATACGTGCTTTACTTGAATTATAATATAGTTCAGTTTGCTGGGGGAGTCTATAAACTACAAATGAAGGACTCTTTGTCATTTTTATTTTTCTTTAGACTCTAAAATGAAATTGGTTAAACGAGCTATAGATACCAAACGCTCCTGCTCATCGAAGATTTTAATATCCCAAATATGGGTGTTTTTTCCAAGGTGAATAGGTCTAGCTTCTCCTATCACATAGCCACTTCGCACCGCTCTTAAATGGCTGGCATTTATTCCGGCTCCACGAGAAGTTTTATTGGAATTAGGACCAATAATAATATGAGAACCCACACTACCAATAGTTTCAGCCAAAGCTAAACTAGCACCGCCATGTAATATTTTAAAAGGCTGGAAAGTTCTTTCATCCACAGGCATTTTAGCAC
Proteins encoded in this region:
- a CDS encoding hotdog fold thioesterase encodes the protein MSLIDQVNSMSKGTLMEALNIEMITVEKDLIRAKMPVDERTFQPFKILHGGASLALAETIGSVGSHIIIGPNSNKTSRGAGINASHLRAVRSGYVIGEARPIHLGKNTHIWDIKIFDEQERLVSIARLTNFILESKEK